A single genomic interval of Bradyrhizobium sp. sBnM-33 harbors:
- a CDS encoding GcrA family cell cycle regulator: MDTSKLLAFRTSFQFSYCARLRRETRVGSSRLRVLEQARVSRRGARSLASTRPIYRASERGSRMIPWTTEETFLLVSLWPTASATQISRWLNRSRSSICAKAMRLRHDDLLPDGVEKHFEVKPVQTRPGRARTTVTSIMPQKPAPPLDGIVPLLDMRPCVLVELDETRCRWPLGEVHEVATEFCGAGKVPALPYCAHHLRIAHGQGSAS; encoded by the coding sequence ATGGACACATCCAAATTGCTAGCTTTCCGAACGTCGTTTCAATTTTCATACTGTGCGCGTCTCCGGCGAGAAACCCGCGTTGGTTCAAGTCGCCTCCGCGTCCTAGAGCAAGCGCGGGTATCTCGTCGGGGCGCTCGATCCCTGGCGAGTACTCGCCCAATTTACAGGGCGAGTGAGCGAGGCTCCCGTATGATCCCCTGGACCACCGAGGAAACTTTCTTGCTAGTCAGCCTTTGGCCGACAGCATCGGCCACGCAAATCTCGAGATGGTTGAACCGCTCGCGCTCGTCGATATGCGCAAAGGCAATGCGGCTGCGCCACGATGATTTGTTGCCAGACGGCGTAGAAAAGCATTTCGAGGTGAAGCCGGTGCAGACGCGGCCGGGTCGCGCCAGAACAACGGTAACATCGATCATGCCGCAAAAGCCGGCGCCGCCGCTCGATGGTATCGTGCCGCTGCTCGACATGCGGCCCTGCGTGCTGGTCGAGCTCGACGAGACCCGTTGCCGCTGGCCGCTCGGTGAAGTGCACGAGGTGGCGACCGAGTTTTGCGGCGCCGGCAAGGTGCCGGCCTTGCCCTATTGCGCGCATCATTTGCGGATCGCGCATGGCCAGGGCAGCGCCTCGTAA
- a CDS encoding GcrA family cell cycle regulator, which translates to MSRWTAEEIRELVTLWPTSTAAQIAYRLHRPRAAICGKAKRLLEEGLLEGKNAKNPNPRKRRRRARPLRFWIMLPPPLPPVNDSIAMRPCSLLELDEARCHWPLGDVNEVATEFCGGAAAPGHRYCRHHMRMAHGQGSDAGHVARC; encoded by the coding sequence ATGTCCCGATGGACCGCCGAGGAAATCCGCGAACTTGTCACCCTGTGGCCGACGAGCACGGCTGCACAAATCGCATATCGCCTGCACCGCCCGCGCGCCGCCATATGCGGAAAGGCCAAGCGGTTGCTCGAGGAAGGCTTGTTGGAAGGTAAGAACGCCAAAAATCCCAATCCGCGCAAACGACGGCGGCGCGCCCGACCACTGCGATTCTGGATCATGCTGCCGCCACCATTGCCACCAGTCAACGACAGCATCGCGATGCGGCCGTGCTCGCTGCTCGAGCTCGATGAGGCGCGCTGTCACTGGCCGCTCGGCGACGTCAACGAAGTTGCGACCGAGTTTTGCGGCGGCGCTGCGGCACCGGGCCATCGCTATTGCCGGCACCATATGCGAATGGCGCATGGTCAGGGCAGCGATGCGGGACATGTTGCGCGATGTTGA
- a CDS encoding response regulator — MFRSGSKNDRALVTDVNLKGRLSGWEVARQIREKDPSFPVVYMTGADGNEWASRGVPNSILLQKPFAPAQLVTAVSNLLNRSTPTTESQ; from the coding sequence TTGTTCAGGAGCGGCAGCAAGAACGATCGGGCGCTCGTCACCGACGTGAACCTCAAAGGCCGACTGAGCGGTTGGGAGGTAGCGAGACAGATCAGGGAAAAGGACCCTTCGTTCCCGGTCGTCTACATGACGGGCGCGGATGGGAACGAATGGGCGTCGCGTGGAGTCCCTAACAGCATCCTGCTGCAAAAGCCGTTCGCGCCAGCGCAGCTAGTCACTGCCGTTTCCAATTTGCTCAACAGGAGCACGCCGACAACGGAGAGCCAGTAG
- a CDS encoding serine protease, protein MREYVQLRVLSRNLNAVGAARLAGSDPRSLNRPKIVGGTVAGATDNPFQVALLTSSDSNNVTAQYCGGTLVRPNFVVTAAHCSDFVRTDQVQVLTGTRSLAAGGNRRDVSQIVIHPSWNANTFDNDVAVWRLSTDAAGIDGASLATDDGTVGTNLLVTGWGLTSEGGTGAIDLRRVEVPLVDRNNCNDANSYNNQITDRMLCAGLDPGGRDSCQGDSGGPLTGGANNTVLTGIVSWGTGCARPNLFGIYTRVSDPAIRNFIEENIGRGWTFRLQKGTALHETGNNFAFAALANGDLMAIKKAQTGTNSTEVHILSAASIYGQFRLQKGTALHETGNNFAFAALANGDLMAIKKAQTGTNSTEVHILSAASNYGQFKLQTGTALYETDDNFAFAALANEDLMVIKKAQTGTNSTEVHILSAASNYRQFRLQTGTALDETDDNFAFAALANGDLMAIKKAQTGTNSTEVHILSAASNYRQFRLQTGTALHETDDNFAFAALANGDLMAIKKAQTGTNSTEVHILSGP, encoded by the coding sequence ATGCGTGAATACGTCCAGCTACGTGTCCTCTCGCGCAACCTGAATGCGGTTGGCGCCGCAAGACTTGCGGGCAGTGACCCGCGCTCTCTCAATCGCCCGAAGATCGTCGGCGGTACCGTGGCGGGAGCCACGGACAATCCCTTCCAGGTCGCCTTACTGACGAGTAGCGACAGCAACAACGTAACGGCACAGTACTGCGGTGGCACTCTGGTGCGACCGAACTTTGTGGTCACGGCTGCCCATTGCAGTGATTTCGTCCGGACTGACCAGGTCCAGGTGCTAACCGGTACGCGGAGCCTTGCCGCGGGGGGCAACCGCCGTGACGTGTCGCAGATCGTCATTCATCCAAGTTGGAACGCCAACACCTTCGATAATGACGTGGCCGTATGGCGGCTATCGACCGACGCCGCTGGAATTGACGGTGCTAGCCTTGCCACTGATGATGGAACCGTCGGTACCAATCTGCTCGTCACCGGCTGGGGGCTTACATCCGAAGGCGGTACAGGCGCGATCGACTTGCGGCGCGTCGAGGTGCCTCTGGTTGATCGGAACAATTGCAACGATGCCAATTCCTATAACAACCAAATTACGGACAGAATGCTTTGTGCGGGCTTGGATCCCGGCGGCAGAGACAGCTGTCAGGGTGATTCTGGCGGACCGCTGACGGGAGGCGCCAACAACACAGTCCTGACCGGCATTGTCAGTTGGGGCACTGGGTGTGCGCGACCTAATCTCTTTGGTATCTATACGCGGGTCTCTGACCCCGCGATCCGCAACTTCATCGAAGAGAATATCGGGCGTGGCTGGACCTTCAGGCTTCAGAAGGGTACGGCGCTACACGAGACGGGTAACAACTTCGCCTTTGCGGCACTGGCGAATGGAGACCTGATGGCCATCAAAAAGGCCCAGACAGGTACAAATTCGACCGAGGTCCACATTCTGTCTGCCGCGTCAATTTACGGGCAATTCAGACTTCAGAAGGGTACGGCGCTACACGAGACGGGTAACAACTTCGCCTTTGCGGCACTGGCGAATGGAGACCTGATGGCCATCAAAAAGGCCCAGACAGGTACAAATTCGACCGAGGTCCACATTCTGTCCGCCGCGTCAAATTATGGGCAATTCAAGCTTCAGACGGGTACAGCGCTATACGAGACGGATGACAACTTCGCCTTTGCGGCACTGGCGAATGAAGACCTGATGGTCATCAAGAAGGCCCAGACAGGTACAAATTCGACCGAGGTCCACATTCTGTCCGCCGCGTCAAATTACCGGCAATTCAGGCTTCAGACGGGTACAGCCCTAGACGAGACGGATGACAACTTCGCCTTTGCGGCACTGGCGAATGGAGACCTGATGGCCATCAAGAAGGCCCAGACAGGTACAAATTCGACCGAGGTCCACATTCTGTCCGCCGCGTCAAACTACCGGCAATTCAGGCTTCAGACGGGTACAGCCCTACACGAGACGGATGACAACTTCGCCTTTGCGGCGCTGGCGAATGGAGACCTGATGGCCATCAAGAAGGCCCAGACAGGTACAAATTCGACCGAGGTCCATATCTTAAGTGGCCCGTGA
- the ftsZ gene encoding cell division protein FtsZ, which yields MTSIADISEMKARIIVFGVGGAGGNAVNNMIASELQGVEFIVANTDAQALAMSKANWIIQMGAQVTQGLGAGSQPEVGRTAAEEAINSIRDHLTGAHMVFVTAGMGGGTGTGAAPVIAKTARELGILTIGVVTKPFHFEGQRRMRFAEAGIAELLRAVDTLLVIPNQNLFRVANEKTTFADAFVLADQVLYSGVACISDLVVKEGLINLDFADVLTVMREKGKAMMGRGEASGTKRVLNAAVAAISNPLIDDPSIKRASGLIISITGGKDLMLFEVDEAATRIREEVDKDANVIVGATFDESLQGIVRVSVVATGIDNLGATRQTQPTGSLTELASRLRKENHRSAERIESSAPRPELYSRFSAVRNSIEQVVCDIPAFLGRKAN from the coding sequence ATGACCAGCATTGCCGATATCAGCGAGATGAAGGCGCGCATTATCGTGTTTGGGGTCGGCGGCGCTGGCGGCAATGCCGTCAACAACATGATCGCGTCTGAGCTGCAAGGGGTCGAATTTATCGTCGCTAATACCGACGCACAGGCGCTCGCCATGTCCAAGGCCAACTGGATCATCCAGATGGGCGCCCAAGTCACCCAAGGCCTTGGTGCCGGCTCGCAGCCCGAAGTGGGGCGCACGGCGGCCGAAGAGGCAATCAATTCGATCCGCGATCATTTAACCGGCGCACACATGGTGTTCGTTACTGCCGGCATGGGCGGCGGTACCGGCACTGGGGCAGCGCCGGTTATAGCCAAGACCGCCCGTGAGCTTGGCATTCTCACCATCGGTGTAGTCACCAAGCCGTTCCACTTCGAGGGCCAGCGCCGCATGCGCTTTGCCGAAGCAGGCATCGCGGAACTGCTCAGGGCGGTGGACACTCTGCTGGTCATCCCAAACCAGAACCTCTTCCGGGTGGCCAACGAGAAGACCACCTTCGCCGATGCCTTCGTGCTGGCCGATCAAGTGCTTTATTCCGGTGTGGCCTGCATTAGCGACCTTGTAGTCAAGGAAGGCCTGATCAATCTCGATTTTGCCGACGTTCTCACCGTAATGCGCGAGAAGGGCAAAGCCATGATGGGCAGGGGCGAGGCTTCCGGTACGAAGCGCGTGCTCAATGCAGCTGTGGCCGCAATTTCCAATCCATTGATCGATGACCCGTCGATCAAGCGCGCCAGTGGCCTCATAATCTCCATCACCGGCGGCAAGGACCTTATGCTGTTCGAGGTAGACGAAGCCGCGACCCGCATTCGCGAAGAGGTCGATAAGGACGCCAATGTCATCGTCGGCGCCACTTTCGATGAAAGCCTGCAAGGTATTGTCCGCGTGTCGGTGGTAGCGACCGGCATCGATAATCTTGGTGCGACGCGCCAGACGCAACCAACGGGCTCACTTACGGAACTCGCTAGCAGGCTGCGCAAGGAAAATCATCGCAGCGCCGAGCGGATCGAGAGTAGTGCACCGCGGCCGGAATTATACAGCCGCTTTTCCGCTGTGCGCAATTCAATCGAGCAAGTTGTTTGCGATATCCCGGCCTTCCTGGGCCGCAAGGCTAACTGA
- a CDS encoding cold-shock protein encodes MATGTVKWFNATKGFGFIQPDSGGKDVFVHISAVEKAGLSSLNEGAKVSYEEMSNRGKTSAENLRVG; translated from the coding sequence GTGGCGACAGGTACAGTAAAGTGGTTCAACGCAACTAAGGGATTTGGATTTATCCAGCCCGACAGCGGCGGCAAGGATGTTTTCGTGCATATTTCAGCTGTTGAGAAAGCCGGCCTGAGCAGCCTCAATGAAGGTGCCAAGGTGAGCTATGAAGAAATGAGCAACCGGGGCAAAACGTCCGCGGAAAATCTAAGAGTCGGGTGA
- a CDS encoding META domain-containing protein encodes MWIERAADTATDSTPSELRGTSWRWVGVTSAVESFAVDQSDRYTLAFIEGDRIALRADCNRGTGPVASPAPGALVIGPLAMTRAKCPSGSLSERFARDVSRAVRFAIRGGELHLELPNDLGVLRFTKGP; translated from the coding sequence ATGTGGATTGAGCGGGCCGCTGATACCGCCACCGACAGCACGCCCTCCGAGCTGCGCGGAACCTCTTGGCGATGGGTGGGCGTCACTTCAGCCGTGGAATCATTCGCGGTGGACCAGTCGGACCGCTACACGCTCGCCTTCATCGAGGGCGACAGGATTGCCTTGCGCGCCGATTGCAACCGCGGCACCGGCCCGGTCGCCAGCCCCGCGCCCGGAGCGCTTGTGATAGGACCGCTGGCGATGACACGGGCCAAGTGCCCGTCAGGTTCGCTCTCTGAGCGCTTTGCGCGGGACGTCTCGCGCGCTGTGCGCTTTGCAATCCGTGGCGGCGAGCTGCACCTCGAACTGCCGAATGATTTGGGCGTCCTGCGCTTCACGAAAGGACCGTGA
- a CDS encoding transposase → MMGRREDGQGQFFYSFDLDKVVPPDHLVRQIDGLLDLSWVHKELAPYYSHTGRPSIDPVLMIRMLIVGYVFALRSERRLCAEVQVNLAYRWFCKLGIEDRIPDHSVFSRARHERFRESDALRRVFEGVVAMCIATGLVGGEAFSIDASLIKADVDKKKRMPGDQPIAWPKVEEASHAVREYLAALDTARSDEDGSGDAGGSGKGSARHKPPKQVSLTDPQATWVARPGLDPFFAYYANYLIDNKAGIIIDAVGTRANRTVEIAITQTMVDRVERKNKCCSIGSH, encoded by the coding sequence ATGATGGGGCGGCGGGAAGATGGACAAGGACAGTTTTTCTATTCGTTTGATCTCGACAAGGTGGTTCCGCCCGATCATCTGGTGCGGCAGATCGACGGTCTGCTCGATCTGAGCTGGGTGCACAAGGAGTTGGCGCCATATTACTCGCACACGGGGCGGCCCTCGATCGACCCGGTGCTGATGATCCGGATGCTGATCGTTGGCTACGTGTTTGCGCTCCGCTCGGAGCGCCGGCTATGCGCTGAAGTCCAGGTCAACCTAGCCTACAGGTGGTTCTGCAAGCTCGGCATTGAGGACAGGATCCCCGATCATTCTGTTTTCTCCCGTGCGCGGCATGAACGCTTCCGGGAGAGCGACGCTCTGCGTCGGGTCTTCGAGGGTGTAGTGGCAATGTGCATTGCGACCGGGCTGGTTGGCGGCGAAGCGTTCTCGATCGATGCGAGCCTGATCAAAGCGGATGTGGATAAGAAGAAGCGGATGCCCGGCGACCAGCCGATTGCATGGCCGAAGGTAGAGGAGGCATCTCATGCAGTTCGCGAGTACCTCGCCGCCCTTGATACCGCCCGCAGCGATGAGGACGGTAGTGGAGATGCTGGCGGTTCAGGCAAAGGCAGCGCTCGACACAAGCCGCCAAAGCAAGTCTCGCTTACCGATCCGCAAGCGACATGGGTTGCGAGGCCAGGCCTGGATCCATTCTTTGCCTATTATGCGAACTACCTGATCGACAACAAGGCCGGCATCATCATCGATGCGGTGGGCACTCGGGCAAACCGAACCGTGGAGATTGCCATCACCCAGACCATGGTGGACCGTGTTGAGCGCAAAAATAAATGCTGTTCTATCGGCTCACATTAG
- a CDS encoding tetratricopeptide repeat protein — MGAKLVEFAERIKGLLATSAAQGGDSSSVAALKADAQKAIDAGDLVKADTLLAAVVAEQRRDRDHLALNIAKTLARRGEIALTRLRYAEAATYFAKAAAEFSPNGAHEGERIGYLQKEADALYQQGDEPGDNVALLSAIERYKRLLALMPRERVPSGWATIQNSLGGALFTQGLRENGTAKLEEATAAFREALSERTRERAPLLWANTQSNLANAFMTLGVLESATTKLEAAVAAHRQALSERSRDRVPLDWAQSQANLGIALTALGARENSMERLEEAVTAYRLAVEEFTRQRAPLNWAATQYVLGGTFSAIGSRESGSARLEEAVAAYREGLSELTRERVPLKWAAAQYLLGSVFATLGDRENSIPRLEESVASYREALKEFSREGAPRFWTSIESALADVLVKLGSRESGSARLEEAVVTYREALKEQTRDRAPLDWASTQITLGTVLVTLGQREKSTARLEEAAAAFREALKEQTRERGPAIWASTQSALGSVLAKLGASESGTVRLDEAAVAYREALKEQTREGAPQQRVLIQASLGNVLAMLNEREGGTARLEEAVAAYREALKQRPREGVPIDWAAVLKSLAEAQANLGYALYDRGDFAAAALNFRDAADDTSAYSVLWL; from the coding sequence ATGGGTGCCAAACTCGTTGAGTTCGCAGAACGCATCAAAGGGCTTCTCGCCACCTCCGCGGCTCAGGGCGGCGACAGTTCGAGCGTAGCCGCTCTGAAAGCCGACGCACAAAAGGCAATCGATGCAGGCGACCTCGTCAAAGCGGATACGTTGCTCGCGGCTGTCGTAGCTGAACAGAGGCGCGACCGCGATCATCTGGCACTCAACATCGCCAAGACATTGGCCCGGCGCGGCGAGATCGCGCTCACCCGCTTGCGATATGCGGAGGCCGCGACCTACTTTGCCAAAGCGGCGGCCGAGTTCTCTCCGAACGGCGCCCACGAAGGTGAGCGAATCGGCTACCTGCAGAAAGAGGCGGATGCGCTCTATCAGCAAGGCGATGAACCGGGCGACAACGTTGCGCTACTTTCGGCAATCGAGCGGTACAAGCGCTTGCTGGCATTGATGCCGCGCGAGCGGGTACCGAGCGGCTGGGCTACGATCCAAAACAGTTTGGGCGGCGCGCTTTTCACCCAGGGATTGCGCGAGAACGGAACCGCCAAGCTCGAAGAGGCCACCGCCGCCTTTCGCGAAGCGCTGAGCGAACGGACCCGCGAGCGCGCGCCGCTCCTTTGGGCGAACACTCAGAGCAACCTCGCCAATGCGTTCATGACCCTCGGCGTGCTCGAGAGCGCGACGACAAAGCTCGAAGCGGCCGTCGCCGCCCATCGCCAGGCCTTGAGCGAAAGGAGCCGCGACCGCGTGCCGTTGGACTGGGCGCAGTCCCAGGCCAATCTCGGCATCGCGCTCACGGCACTCGGCGCACGCGAAAACAGCATGGAGCGCCTCGAAGAGGCCGTGACAGCGTATCGCTTGGCCGTCGAGGAATTCACCCGCCAGCGCGCACCGCTCAACTGGGCGGCGACGCAATATGTGCTCGGGGGCACCTTCTCCGCGATCGGCTCGCGCGAGAGCGGCAGCGCGCGCCTAGAGGAAGCAGTCGCGGCCTATCGCGAAGGCCTGAGCGAACTGACCCGCGAGCGTGTGCCGCTCAAGTGGGCGGCGGCGCAATACCTTCTCGGATCTGTGTTCGCCACGCTCGGTGACAGAGAGAACAGTATCCCGCGCCTCGAGGAGTCAGTTGCCTCCTATCGCGAAGCGTTGAAAGAATTCAGCCGCGAGGGCGCGCCACGATTTTGGACCTCGATCGAGAGCGCTCTTGCCGATGTGCTGGTGAAGCTCGGCTCGCGCGAGAGCGGCAGCGCACGCCTGGAGGAAGCAGTCGTCACCTATCGCGAAGCCCTGAAGGAACAGACCCGCGACCGCGCGCCGCTCGATTGGGCCTCGACGCAGATCACCCTCGGAACCGTACTCGTCACGCTCGGCCAGCGCGAAAAAAGCACCGCGCGCCTGGAAGAAGCGGCCGCCGCTTTTCGCGAAGCGCTGAAGGAACAGACGCGGGAGCGCGGACCGGCCATTTGGGCCTCGACCCAGAGCGCTCTCGGCAGTGTGCTTGCCAAGCTCGGAGCGAGCGAGAGCGGCACAGTACGCCTGGACGAAGCGGCCGTCGCATATCGCGAAGCGCTGAAGGAACAGACCCGCGAAGGTGCGCCGCAGCAACGGGTCCTGATCCAGGCCAGCCTCGGGAACGTGCTCGCTATGCTCAACGAGCGCGAGGGCGGGACAGCACGCCTTGAGGAGGCGGTCGCCGCCTATCGCGAAGCGCTGAAGCAGCGACCCCGCGAGGGTGTGCCGATTGATTGGGCCGCCGTCCTAAAAAGCCTGGCCGAGGCACAGGCAAATCTGGGCTACGCGCTTTACGATCGTGGCGATTTTGCCGCCGCGGCGCTCAATTTCCGAGATGCGGCGGATGACACGTCTGCCTATTCAGTGCTCTGGCTCTAA